Proteins from a single region of Coregonus clupeaformis isolate EN_2021a chromosome 35, ASM2061545v1, whole genome shotgun sequence:
- the LOC121551617 gene encoding N-alpha-acetyltransferase 60 translates to MTDVVPPTALSEVQLRLLCHDDIDSVKLLCGDWFPIEYPDSWYNDITSNKKFFSLAAIFKGGIVGMIVAEIKGRTKVHREDGDILASRFPVDTQVAYILSLGVVKDFRKLGIGSLLLDSLKEHISTTAQDHCKAIYLHVLTTNTTAIHFYHNRDFRQHHYLPYYYSIRGVLKDGFTYVLYINGGHPPWTLFDYIQHIGSTLASLSPCSIPQRLYRQAQSLLRSLIPWSGIASKTGIQYSRTM, encoded by the exons ATGACCGACGTGGTGCCCCCCACTGCGCTCAGCGAAGTCCAGCTCCGCCTTCTCTGCCACGATGACATAGACAGCGTCAAGCTGCTGTGCGGCGATTGGTTTCCCATCGA GTACCCAGACTCATGGTATAATGACATCACATCCAACAAGAAGTTCTTCTCCCTAGCCGCCATCTTCAAGGGAGGCATCGTAGGAATGATCGTAGCTGAGATCAAGGGCCGGACCAAAGTACACAGAGAG GATGGAGACATCCTTGCCTCCAGGTTTCCTGTGGACACCCAGGTGGCTTACATCCTCAGTCTGGGGGTGGTGAAGGACTTCAGGAAACTTGGAATAG GCTCCTTGCTGCTGGACAGTCTAAAGGAACACATCTCCACCACGGCCCAGGACCACTGCAAGGCCATCTACCTCCACGTGCTGACCACCAACACCACGGCTATACATTTCTACCACAACAG AGACTTCAGGCAGCATCACTACCTACCTTACTACTACTCAATACGAGGGGTGCTGAAAGACGGCTTCACATACGTACTGTACATCAACGGAGGGCATCCGCCCTGGACCCTTTT TGACTACATCCAACACATTGGCTCGACCCTGGCCAGCCTCAGTCCCTGCTCCATCCCCCAGAGACTCTACAGACAGGCCCAGTCTCTGCTCCGCAGCCTAATACCCTGGTCAGGCATCGCATCCAAGACCGGTATACAGTACAGCAGGACCATGTGA